The Lycium barbarum isolate Lr01 chromosome 9, ASM1917538v2, whole genome shotgun sequence genome has a segment encoding these proteins:
- the LOC132608745 gene encoding AT-hook motif nuclear-localized protein 24-like, whose amino-acid sequence MDPSNNSLPPPFHTRNFNLQHQNHHHHQQLQFQSSEDEQSGTSGLNMSGQKRDREDNNNNHDDNNNNNNNNSNAGESTDELGFNGTNREGEFNRRPRGRPAGSKNKPKAPIIITRDSANALRTHVMEIADGCDIMESVSNFSRRRQRGVCIMSGTGNVTNVNLRQPASPGAIATLHGRFEILSLAGSFLPPPAPPAASGLTIYLAGGQGQVVGGCVVGSLMASGPVVIMAASFSNAAYERLPLEEDDSNQLPVQGGSLGSPGATAPGQGQQQQQQLLADPSMFHGMPPNLLNNVQLPSEAYWATGRPPF is encoded by the exons ATGGATCCGTCGAACAATTCGCTCCCCCCTCCTTTCCACACGAGGAATTTCAACTTACAACACCagaaccaccaccaccaccaacaacttCAGTTCCAAAGCTCGGAAGACGAACAAAGTGGAACAAGTGGCCTAAACATGTCCGGGCAAAAGCGAGATCGCGaagacaacaacaataaccacgatgacaacaacaacaataacaataataactcgAATGCTGGCGAATCGACTGATGAATTAGGCTTTAACGGAACAAATAGAGAAGGTGAGTTCAATAGAAGGCCAAGAGGTAGGCCTGCTGGATCCAAAAATAAGCCTAAGGCACCTATAATTATCACTAGGGATAGCGCAAATGCCCTTAGAACTCATGTTATGGAAATTGCTGATggttgtgatattatggaaagtgTTTCAAATTTTTCAAGAAGACGTCAAAGAGGAGTGTGTATTATGAGTGGAACAGGCAATGTTACAAATGTAAACTTAAGACAACCAGCTTCACcag GGGCAATTGCAACCTTACACGGGCGCTTTGAGATTTTATCCTTAGCAGGATCTTTTCTCCCACCACCAGCTCCGCCAGCAGCTTCAGGGTTGACTATATACTTAGCTGGCGGACAAGGTCAGGTGGTGGGAGGTTGTGTGGTAGGGTCACTTATGGCATCTGGTCCGGTTGTGATTATGGCGGCTTCATTTAGCAATGCTGCTTATGAAAGGCTTCCATTAGAGGAGGATGACTCAAATCAGCTTCCGGTTCAAGGAGGTTCACTAGGTTCTCCTGGAGCGACAGCTCCAGgacaaggacaacaacaacaacaacaactgttAGCTGACCCGTCGATGTTTCATGGAATGCCACCAAATCTTCTCAATAATGTTCAATTGCCTTCCGAGGCCTATTGGGCAACAGGTCGACCTCCATTTTAA